A DNA window from Choloepus didactylus isolate mChoDid1 chromosome 9, mChoDid1.pri, whole genome shotgun sequence contains the following coding sequences:
- the LOC119543970 gene encoding bladder cancer-associated protein-like: MYCLQWLLPVLLFPKPLNPTLWFIHSMFMGFCLLSFLLEQKPYTICALVFLAALFLICYSCWENCFLDHCSDSLLPELAHGVVGT, translated from the coding sequence ATGTATTGCCTCCAGTGGCTGCTGCCCGTCCTCCTCTTTCCCAAGCCCCTCAACCCCACCCTGTGGTTCATCCACTCCATGTTCATGGGCTTCTGCCTGCTCAGCTTCCTCCTGGAGCAGAAACCTTACACGAtttgtgccttggttttcttGGCAGCCCTGTTCCTCATCTGCTACAGCTGCTGGGAAAACTGTTTCCTGGACCACTGCTCTGATTCCCTGCTTCCGGAATTGGCACATGGAGTTGTGGGCACGTAA